A section of the Deltaproteobacteria bacterium genome encodes:
- a CDS encoding BON domain-containing protein, with protein MIDSRKCYDPQVFEHFPRKPMKNLLAFSAAALGCFLLALYAAQTRRDSIQEDLWLRTKNALASIPIRNLVISADGREITLRGQVTSERAKRDANLVANHTYGVHTVTNLLEVARANAAIVPPPAAPPTSAATECQEEFNAALRNQQIQFEPSWYAIQPASLPLLDGLVEVARKCPSVKIEISGHTDPIGVLEANIALSKNRAQEVANYLIVKGIPADRLVVVGHGPNKPIADNATPEGMKKNRRIDFNVISR; from the coding sequence ATGATAGACAGCCGGAAGTGTTATGATCCGCAAGTTTTTGAACATTTTCCAAGGAAACCGATGAAGAACCTTCTCGCCTTTAGTGCTGCGGCGCTCGGCTGTTTTTTACTCGCCCTCTATGCGGCACAAACCAGACGCGATTCCATCCAGGAGGATTTGTGGCTGCGCACTAAAAACGCGCTCGCTTCAATCCCCATCAGAAATCTTGTCATCAGCGCCGACGGCCGCGAAATTACCCTGCGCGGTCAAGTAACCAGCGAGAGAGCGAAGCGCGACGCGAACCTGGTTGCTAACCATACCTACGGGGTCCATACCGTGACCAATCTGCTTGAGGTGGCACGCGCCAACGCTGCTATAGTGCCGCCGCCCGCCGCTCCACCGACCTCCGCCGCAACCGAGTGTCAAGAAGAATTTAACGCGGCGTTGCGCAACCAGCAGATTCAATTTGAACCGAGTTGGTACGCGATTCAGCCGGCAAGCTTGCCGCTACTTGACGGATTGGTCGAAGTTGCGCGAAAATGTCCCAGCGTGAAAATTGAGATCAGCGGACACACCGACCCAATCGGCGTTTTGGAGGCCAACATTGCGTTGAGCAAAAACCGCGCCCAGGAGGTTGCAAATTACTTGATCGTAAAGGGCATACCCGCGGACCGCTTGGTGGTCGTCGGACATGGCCCGAACAAGCCCATCGCCGACAACGCTACTCCCGAAGGGATGAAGAAGAACCGGCGCATCGATTTCAACGTGATCTCACGGTGA
- a CDS encoding UbiD family decarboxylase encodes MHAARELGQVKDIHGAHWNLEIGGLTELFAFKEPSPLVLFDQIPDYPANFRVASNLVNTPSRSSLTDGMPPDAKPIELIARWKELLKGVKPMPPRVVSSGLILDNVKSGADVDMLMFPAPHWHELDGGRYIGTADCVITGEPEAGGWVDVGIYSVQVHDKNTLGLYVSPGHHARIMREKYWEKGKNCPVVVTFGQDPLLFLVAGQSMPYGMSGLDYYGGLRGKPTDVIRGELTGLPIPAGKGKDFK; translated from the coding sequence ATCCACGCCGCCCGTGAATTGGGCCAGGTCAAAGATATCCACGGCGCGCACTGGAACCTTGAGATCGGTGGGCTGACCGAGCTGTTCGCTTTCAAAGAGCCCTCTCCGCTAGTGCTCTTCGACCAAATTCCTGACTACCCGGCGAACTTTCGCGTCGCGTCCAATCTGGTCAACACCCCGAGCCGTTCGAGTTTGACCGACGGTATGCCGCCCGACGCCAAACCGATCGAGCTGATCGCGCGCTGGAAAGAGTTGCTGAAAGGCGTCAAGCCGATGCCGCCACGGGTGGTGTCGAGCGGGCTGATTTTGGACAACGTCAAAAGCGGCGCCGACGTCGACATGCTCATGTTCCCGGCGCCGCACTGGCACGAGCTCGACGGCGGCCGCTACATTGGCACCGCCGATTGCGTGATCACCGGCGAGCCCGAAGCAGGCGGCTGGGTCGACGTCGGCATCTATAGCGTCCAGGTGCACGACAAAAACACTCTCGGCCTTTACGTTTCGCCCGGACACCACGCGCGCATCATGCGGGAAAAGTATTGGGAGAAGGGCAAGAACTGCCCGGTGGTCGTCACCTTCGGCCAGGACCCGCTGTTGTTTCTCGTCGCCGGGCAGTCGATGCCCTACGGCATGTCTGGATTAGACTACTACGGCGGCCTGCGCGGCAAGCCGACAGACGTGATTCGTGGCGAGCTCACCGGCCTGCCGATTCCTGCAGGTAAAGGAAAAGATTTCAAATAA
- a CDS encoding ornithine cyclodeaminase family protein — MALLLTDNDVQQLLTMTDAIDVAELALRELHQDKAENRPRHQFYANSQPPDALFMMRHFQGAIPKLGVMGLRVTTDVIGTGAHKPELRSFGSFMLFDLNTAGLLAIFHDHELQRMRVGAETGVAARYLARADAKTVGLLGAGYQAETQLAAVCAVRPIEKVRVYSPTSSRRSDFAQRMSKQLGISMTPVESARQAVEEADLVLASTNASVPVLDGDWLKPGCHLTSIVNSDRKVPRRELDNRTFARASLVGLGSIEQSKQDHAADIFGAIDAGALFWEWVCEIGDVIVGKAPGRTDDRQITVYKNNGLAIEFVALAWKTFMLAQQRSLGEQVPAHYFSGRRTK; from the coding sequence ATGGCCTTACTTCTCACCGACAACGACGTCCAACAACTCCTGACCATGACCGACGCCATCGACGTTGCTGAGCTGGCGTTACGCGAGCTGCATCAAGACAAAGCCGAAAATCGCCCGCGTCATCAATTCTACGCCAACAGTCAGCCGCCCGATGCGCTGTTCATGATGCGCCATTTTCAGGGCGCGATTCCCAAACTCGGCGTGATGGGTCTGCGCGTCACGACTGACGTGATCGGCACTGGCGCGCACAAGCCGGAGCTGCGATCGTTTGGCAGTTTCATGCTGTTCGATTTGAACACTGCCGGACTCCTAGCGATCTTCCACGATCATGAGCTGCAGCGCATGCGCGTCGGCGCCGAGACCGGCGTTGCAGCACGCTATCTGGCGCGCGCCGACGCCAAGACCGTCGGATTGCTCGGTGCGGGCTATCAAGCCGAAACCCAGTTGGCAGCCGTTTGCGCCGTGCGTCCAATCGAAAAGGTGCGGGTCTACAGTCCAACGTCATCTCGGCGCAGCGATTTTGCACAGCGCATGTCGAAGCAGTTGGGAATATCGATGACGCCCGTCGAATCGGCGCGCCAGGCGGTCGAAGAGGCCGACCTTGTGCTCGCCAGCACCAATGCTTCGGTACCGGTCCTCGACGGCGACTGGCTCAAGCCCGGCTGCCACCTCACCTCCATCGTCAACAGCGACCGGAAAGTTCCGCGGCGCGAATTGGACAATCGAACGTTCGCGCGCGCGAGTCTAGTCGGCCTAGGCTCCATCGAACAGAGCAAACAGGACCACGCCGCCGACATCTTTGGAGCCATCGATGCCGGCGCGCTTTTCTGGGAATGGGTCTGCGAGATCGGTGACGTGATCGTGGGCAAGGCTCCGGGACGAACCGATGATCGTCAGATCACGGTCTACAAAAACAATGGGCTGGCGATTGAGTTTGTCGCGCTGGCATGGAAAACTTTCATGCTAGCTCAACAGCGCAGTCTCGGTGAACAAGTTCCAGCGCATTATTTTTCCGGGCGGCGAACCAAATAA
- a CDS encoding dihydrodipicolinate synthase family protein has translation MASDRKIEGILMPMPVAFKHDGAIDHKATDAIIDFYLDAGVHGFFPLGTHGQGMVMEIDERKKVAEQIVNRVKGRVPIVMHIGTANTLSSCDLAKHAASLGVDAIGVVPPYYYPHDDWEVYAHYKAIAKSVPGTPMFIYDNTETTWVEITPAKANKIIEEIAPNPLAGIKVSFIPFDKLLNYVYQLPKSVGVFPGGIFSLYSGYSVGVRGAIHPPTTPFPEICVKMYEALKSGDLKTAQQQHDLLTRIMQVVGKYLRSHGRGVFCELMKLRGLPVERFPRWATPPFSEKDVADLKQGLANAGFKA, from the coding sequence ATGGCGAGCGATCGAAAAATCGAAGGCATCCTGATGCCAATGCCGGTGGCGTTCAAACATGATGGTGCCATCGACCACAAAGCGACCGATGCGATCATCGATTTTTACTTGGATGCGGGCGTGCACGGTTTTTTTCCCTTGGGCACCCATGGCCAAGGCATGGTGATGGAAATCGACGAGCGCAAGAAAGTTGCCGAGCAGATCGTCAACCGCGTTAAAGGCCGGGTCCCCATCGTCATGCATATCGGCACGGCGAACACGCTGTCGTCCTGCGATCTCGCCAAACACGCCGCCAGCCTCGGCGTCGACGCCATCGGTGTGGTGCCGCCCTACTACTATCCGCACGACGACTGGGAAGTGTACGCCCACTACAAAGCCATCGCCAAGTCAGTGCCCGGCACGCCGATGTTCATCTACGACAACACCGAGACCACCTGGGTGGAAATCACGCCGGCGAAGGCCAACAAAATCATCGAAGAGATCGCGCCCAATCCGCTGGCCGGCATCAAAGTTTCATTCATTCCTTTCGACAAATTGCTCAACTACGTCTATCAGCTGCCGAAATCGGTGGGTGTATTCCCCGGCGGTATCTTCTCGCTCTACTCCGGCTACTCGGTCGGCGTGCGCGGCGCCATCCACCCGCCGACGACTCCGTTTCCGGAAATTTGCGTTAAGATGTACGAGGCGCTGAAATCCGGCGATCTCAAAACGGCACAGCAGCAGCACGATCTGCTCACCCGCATCATGCAGGTGGTCGGCAAATATCTGCGCAGCCATGGCCGCGGCGTGTTCTGCGAGTTGATGAAGCTGCGCGGCCTGCCGGTGGAACGCTTCCCGCGCTGGGCAACGCCGCCGTTCTCAGAAAAGGACGTCGCCGATCTGAAACAAGGACTCGCAAACGCGGGGTTCAAAGCCTAA
- a CDS encoding CoA-transferase: protein MVAAAAREIRDGDIVFVGMRLPLLGFAVAKETHAPNALGVFENGVIRDRPALQSMFTMSDPPNVAQALSCGALNDVMYLLQSGRVNLGFIGGAEVDRFGNLNTHWVADNGKRTRLPGSGGAADIATMAQRCIIIMNHERRRFVPKVRYVTSPGFGAGGDWRARHRLPGGGPRRMISSMGVFSFDAENHEMMLSSYHPGVSVDDIKKETGWPLQVAPDARETTPPSAAELAAVRKYDPKGVWTS, encoded by the coding sequence ATGGTCGCCGCCGCGGCGCGCGAGATCCGCGACGGCGACATCGTGTTTGTCGGCATGCGCCTGCCCTTGCTGGGTTTCGCGGTGGCGAAAGAAACCCATGCGCCCAATGCGTTGGGCGTTTTTGAGAACGGGGTCATCCGCGACCGGCCGGCATTGCAGTCAATGTTCACCATGAGCGATCCGCCCAACGTCGCGCAGGCGCTCTCCTGCGGCGCCTTGAACGATGTGATGTATCTCTTGCAATCAGGCCGGGTAAATCTGGGCTTTATTGGCGGAGCTGAAGTCGATCGCTTCGGCAATCTGAACACCCACTGGGTCGCAGACAACGGCAAGCGCACGCGGCTGCCCGGCAGCGGCGGCGCCGCCGACATCGCCACTATGGCACAGCGCTGCATCATTATTATGAACCACGAGCGACGCCGCTTCGTGCCCAAAGTGCGCTACGTCACGTCCCCCGGCTTCGGCGCGGGCGGCGATTGGCGGGCGCGCCACCGGCTGCCCGGCGGCGGCCCGCGCCGCATGATCTCCAGCATGGGCGTGTTTTCGTTCGATGCCGAGAACCATGAAATGATGTTGAGTTCGTACCATCCGGGTGTGAGCGTCGACGACATCAAGAAAGAAACGGGTTGGCCGCTGCAAGTTGCACCGGACGCGCGAGAGACGACGCCCCCGAGCGCTGCCGAACTTGCCGCCGTGCGTAAGTACGATCCCAAGGGTGTTTGGACTTCCTGA
- a CDS encoding CoA transferase subunit A: MNKTQSLREAISTHVEDGNSVTMGCALESLIPFAASYEIIRQKKKELTLICPISDIQFDQLIGSGCAKKIIASWVGNVAAGLGHNYRRAAEADIPHAIEIEEHSNFTIGLGLQAAAMGLPFLPTKSVRGCDFAHDKQFSRVTCPFTGKELLAVRAIHPDVAILHVQRADGEGNAHVWGNFGVMRDAAFAAKRVILTCEEIVDHATILADPNRTAIPGFVVSSVVHVPFGSHPSPCQGYARRDDEFYFDYHKATRSREGFEQWLDKFVYGVADHTAFLSRLGQERVEHLRPQGNLLAPTVSFNY; this comes from the coding sequence ATGAACAAGACTCAATCTTTGCGAGAGGCAATCTCAACTCACGTCGAGGACGGCAACTCAGTCACCATGGGCTGCGCGCTAGAGTCGCTGATTCCGTTTGCGGCGAGCTACGAAATTATTCGCCAAAAGAAAAAAGAGCTCACGCTGATCTGTCCCATCTCAGACATCCAGTTCGACCAATTGATCGGGTCCGGCTGTGCAAAAAAAATCATCGCGTCCTGGGTCGGCAACGTCGCCGCCGGGCTAGGCCACAACTACCGGCGCGCTGCCGAAGCGGACATTCCGCATGCCATCGAGATCGAAGAGCACTCCAACTTCACCATCGGACTTGGCCTGCAGGCAGCGGCCATGGGCTTGCCCTTCCTGCCAACGAAGTCGGTGCGCGGCTGTGACTTCGCTCACGACAAACAGTTCAGCCGAGTAACCTGCCCTTTCACCGGCAAAGAACTGCTAGCTGTCCGCGCGATTCATCCCGACGTGGCGATCCTGCATGTGCAGCGGGCCGACGGCGAGGGCAATGCCCATGTCTGGGGCAATTTCGGTGTCATGCGCGACGCTGCCTTTGCCGCCAAGCGGGTCATTCTCACCTGCGAAGAGATCGTCGATCATGCAACTATTCTCGCCGACCCCAACCGCACGGCGATTCCCGGCTTTGTCGTTTCAAGCGTCGTCCACGTTCCCTTTGGCTCCCACCCATCGCCCTGCCAAGGCTATGCCCGGCGCGACGACGAATTTTACTTCGACTATCACAAGGCGACGCGCAGCCGTGAAGGCTTCGAGCAGTGGTTGGATAAATTCGTCTACGGCGTTGCCGACCATACGGCGTTTCTCTCACGGCTCGGCCAAGAGCGCGTGGAGCATCTAAGGCCGCAAGGAAACCTGCTTGCACCGACGGTGAGCTTCAATTACTAA
- a CDS encoding RNA 2'-phosphotransferase, which yields MLAPERLSRFLTYVLRHKPRDYPLAIDRQGFAAWQEVVDLVQQRFYDANEQQIRDLINGSEKKRFELRGDRVRATYGHSFPLELNEPTAEPPAQLFFSAARDIAQGILRNGLKPRDRQYVHLSRTAEEAASIARRLDPNPAVLVIDAQAACDAGVRLFEAGPLFLAEGIPARYLSLR from the coding sequence GTGCTGGCTCCGGAACGATTGTCGCGCTTTCTAACCTATGTGCTGCGCCATAAACCGAGAGACTATCCGTTGGCAATCGACCGCCAGGGGTTTGCGGCGTGGCAGGAGGTCGTCGACTTGGTCCAGCAACGCTTCTACGACGCCAACGAGCAGCAGATTCGCGACCTGATCAATGGCAGTGAAAAAAAACGCTTTGAGCTGCGCGGCGATAGAGTGCGCGCCACCTACGGGCACTCGTTTCCGTTGGAGTTGAATGAGCCCACAGCAGAACCACCCGCACAGTTGTTTTTCAGCGCGGCGCGGGACATCGCCCAGGGAATTCTTCGCAATGGTCTCAAGCCTCGGGACAGGCAGTATGTGCACTTGAGTCGCACGGCAGAAGAAGCAGCTTCAATCGCCCGCCGCCTTGATCCCAATCCGGCGGTTTTGGTGATCGATGCGCAGGCGGCCTGCGATGCCGGTGTTCGGCTGTTCGAAGCTGGGCCGCTGTTTCTTGCCGAAGGGATTCCAGCGAGATATTTGTCGTTGCGGTGA
- a CDS encoding heme-binding protein — MKTVATAKLSQEGCDIIVNAAVEKAKELKQIGSICIVDAGGHLMAFKRMTNGRTHNVMIALAKARGAALTTAATGKTGRDGSEIPDHQVLAQTLAVGPGWFVSIEGGLPVTVDGQCIAGVGFSGAPAAVDRQIVQAGIDAFNKA, encoded by the coding sequence ATGAAAACCGTAGCAACCGCAAAACTGTCCCAGGAAGGCTGCGACATCATCGTCAACGCCGCCGTCGAAAAGGCCAAGGAGCTTAAACAGATCGGCAGCATCTGCATCGTCGACGCCGGCGGCCATCTGATGGCCTTTAAGCGCATGACCAATGGCCGCACGCATAACGTCATGATCGCGCTCGCCAAGGCGCGCGGCGCCGCGCTCACCACCGCAGCCACTGGCAAGACCGGGCGCGACGGCAGCGAAATCCCCGACCACCAAGTGCTGGCGCAAACCCTCGCCGTTGGCCCCGGCTGGTTTGTCAGCATCGAAGGCGGCCTACCCGTCACCGTTGACGGCCAATGCATCGCCGGCGTCGGCTTCAGCGGCGCGCCCGCGGCCGTGGATCGACAGATCGTGCAGGCTGGAATTGACGCGTTCAATAAAGCGTAG
- a CDS encoding peptidyl-prolyl cis-trans isomerase, which yields MAETKNPIVNMSTSKGNIRIELDAANAPITTKNFVDYVNDGHYDGLIFHRVIPGFMIQGGGMDSGMNEKKNKAPIKNEAGNGLKNDLGTIAMARTNVVDSATSQFFINVKNNDFLNHKSQSPAEFGYAVFGKVIGGMEVVHSIEKVQTGRKGYHDDVPVEAVVINSAKLEA from the coding sequence ATGGCAGAGACAAAAAATCCGATCGTCAATATGTCCACCAGCAAGGGCAATATCCGTATCGAGCTCGACGCCGCCAACGCGCCGATCACGACGAAAAACTTTGTCGACTACGTCAATGACGGCCACTACGACGGCTTAATTTTTCATCGTGTGATTCCTGGCTTTATGATCCAGGGGGGTGGCATGGACAGCGGTATGAATGAGAAGAAAAACAAAGCGCCGATTAAGAACGAAGCCGGCAATGGTTTGAAAAATGACCTCGGCACCATCGCCATGGCGCGCACCAACGTGGTCGACAGCGCGACGTCGCAGTTTTTCATCAACGTTAAGAACAACGATTTCCTCAATCACAAAAGCCAGTCACCGGCGGAGTTTGGCTATGCGGTCTTTGGCAAAGTGATCGGGGGCATGGAGGTGGTGCACTCCATAGAGAAAGTCCAGACCGGGCGAAAAGGTTATCACGACGACGTGCCGGTGGAAGCGGTGGTGATCAATTCAGCGAAACTTGAAGCGTAG